The Chryseobacterium geocarposphaerae genome window below encodes:
- the argB gene encoding acetylglutamate kinase: MQEKLFVIKIGGALIDDEELLEQFLEQFAEIPEKKILVHGGGKLATTLADKLGIEQKLVNGRRITDKDTLDIVAMVYAGGINKNIVAKLQQKKCKAIGFSGADANLIKAKKREHEEIDFGFVGDITEKSVNRKLISKLLKLELVPVFSAITHDKKGHLFNTNADTIASVIAQALSVKYDVELLYCFDKEGVLEDVDNPESVIKNISEEEFSTLKDEGKLHKGILPKLENALGAVKNNVNKVFLIKETELKKHIENHHAGTEICL, translated from the coding sequence ATGCAGGAAAAGCTTTTCGTTATAAAAATAGGAGGTGCTTTAATTGATGATGAGGAATTATTAGAACAATTTTTAGAACAGTTTGCTGAAATTCCGGAAAAGAAAATTTTGGTTCATGGCGGTGGAAAATTGGCAACTACTTTAGCGGATAAGCTGGGAATTGAACAAAAATTGGTAAACGGACGGAGAATAACAGATAAAGATACCCTGGATATTGTAGCGATGGTGTATGCAGGAGGTATTAATAAAAATATTGTCGCAAAACTTCAGCAAAAGAAGTGTAAAGCCATAGGTTTTTCGGGTGCTGATGCAAATTTAATTAAAGCTAAAAAACGGGAACACGAAGAAATTGATTTCGGGTTTGTGGGTGATATTACAGAAAAAAGTGTGAACAGAAAGCTGATCTCAAAGTTGTTAAAACTGGAATTGGTCCCTGTGTTTTCAGCGATTACCCATGATAAAAAAGGGCATCTCTTCAATACGAATGCAGATACGATTGCTTCGGTAATCGCACAGGCTTTATCAGTGAAATATGATGTAGAATTATTGTATTGTTTTGATAAAGAAGGTGTTTTGGAAGATGTAGACAATCCGGAATCCGTTATTAAAAATATTTCTGAAGAAGAATTTTCTACCTTAAAAGACGAAGGAAAACTTCACAAAGGAATTCTTCCAAAATTGGAAAATGCTCTTGGAGCAGTAAAAAATAATGTAAATAAGGTATTCTTAATTAAAGAGACCGAACTAAAAAAACATATAGAAAACCATCATGCAGGAACTGAAATCTGTTTATAG